Within Claveliimonas bilis, the genomic segment TTTACAGATAAAAAAGAGAAATGTCAATAGCTGATTGAACATTTCTCTTTGAAACGCCGGTCCATTACTCTATGATCAGTCTGGCCGCACCGCATATCCCTGCATCATTTCCAAGAGTTGCAAGAACAAACTTCGTGTCCTGATTTGCAAAAAATGCACTCTCCCGGAAAGGTTTCTCAATGAATGGGAGGAGAACCGGTCCGGCTTTTGATACTCCGCCTCCAATTACAATGACAGCCGGATCTGTAATTACTGCAAGATTAGCCAGCGCACATCCCAGGTATCTTCCAAATTTCTCTGCGATCTCAACTGCCACCTTGTCTCCCTCTTTCACAGCGTCAAAAACCGTCTTTGCACTGATGCTCTTTGATGAGAGTAAGGTCTGTCCATCATAATGTTCCAGATATTTTCCTGCAAGACGTGCAATACCTGTAGCAGAGGCATATTGTTCCAGACAGCCTTTTTTACCGCATCCGCACCTTTCTGTCTCCTCACTGTTGACACAGAGATGACCGATCTCGCCTCCTGCACCGTTTGCTCCCACAATGACTTTTCCATGGGTGATAACTCCTCCTCCGACACCGGTTCCAAGAGTCACCATGATCATATCACTGCAGCCTTTTCCGGCTCCAAGCCACATCTCTCCCAAAGCTGCCACATTTGCATCGTTTCCGATCTCAGCACGGATACCCCCAAGAAGTTCCTCGATTTCCCTCTTCACTTCCTTATATCCCCAGCCGATATTAGCGCTGTCCTTGATGATTCCCTGCTCATTTACCGGTGCTGGAACTCCGACGCCGACTCCTTCCACATCCTCTTTCCTGATTCCTCTTTCCTCCATTTTACCGAAAATGGCATCTACGATATCAGGAAGGACGGCCTCTCCTCCATTTTCTGTGCGGGTCTTGATCTCCCATTTATCAAACAATTCTCCTTCTGTGGAAAACAATCCCATTTTAACGGTTGTTCCCCCAACATCCACTCCAAAACAATACTTCTTCATTCCATCTGCTCCTGTCTATTTTTTCGCTAAATTTCTCTGCACACGCTTATAAAGCTCCTGCGCCGCATTATATCCCATTTGCTTCTGTCTGTGGTTGATCGCTGCCGTCTCTACAATGATCGCCAGATTTCTTCCCGGACGGATCGGTATCTGATGGCATACGACTTTGTTTCCAAGGAAGGACGTATACTCTTCTTCCATTCCAAGCCTGTCGTAATCCGTTTCTTTGTTCCAGTCCTCAAGAGTAATGACCAGATCTATATTCTGTGTCTCTCTGACGCTCTGCACACCATACAATGTCTTTACATCTACGATGCCGATTCCTCTAAGCTCAATAAAGTTTCTCGTAATATCAGGCGCCGAACCTACCAGAGTGTCGTCACTTACTTTGCGGATCTCCACCACATCATCACTGACAAGCCGGTGTCCCCTTTTTACCAGTTCCAAAGCGGATTCACTCTTTCCGATCCCGCTCTCTCCCATGATCAGTACACCGACGCCATAAACATCCACAAGGACTCCATGGATAGAAATACATGGCGCCAGCTGTACATTCAGCCATCGAATGATCTCAGCCGTAAAAGCAGAAGTCTGTATTTCTGTGGAAAAAACCGGTATCTGCATTTCATTCGCTTTTTCCAGAAGTTCCGGATCCGGCTTCAATGCACGGCAAAAAATAATACACGGAATCTTGTAAGAGAAAAGTGTGTCATATACTTTCGTTTTTGCCTCCTTTTCCATCTGTTCCAGAAATGTATGTTCTACATATCCGATAATCTGTACCCTCTCCGCAGCAAAATGTTCAAAAAACCCTGCCAGCTGCAATGCCGGACGATTGATGTCCGGAACAACTACATATTTATCTGTCAGATCCACATCCGGAGTCAGATTTTTCAGATTCATTTTTTCTACGATCCTCTGCATCTCAACTTTAGACATAATCTATCTCCTTTACTACTTTTTATAGTGCTCAGTATAACACATCAGTGAAAAAACTGATACACCTCTTCTGCGGATTTTTCATTCATACTGGGCAGCCTTTTCAAATCTTCTACCGTTGCCGCCCGTATCTCATCCAGACTGGCAAAATGCTTCATAAGATCCTTTCTCCTCGCAGGCCCTACTCCGGGGATATCATCCAGCACAGAGTGTACCTGCTCCTTACTTCTTAGCTTGCGGTGAAATTCAATCGCAAATCTGTGGGCTTCATCCTGAATCCTGGTAATCAGCTTGAACCCCTCTGAATTTCTGTCAATGGGAATTTCTTTGTTGTCAAAATACAATCCCCTTGTCCGATGATTATCGTCCTTTACCATGCCGCACACCGGAATGGTAAGATGCAGGTTATCAAGAACCTGAAGCGCAATATTGACCTGCCCTTTTCCTCCATCCATGAGAATAAGATCCGGGAAAGCCGTAAAACTTCCTCCTTCCCTGCCTTCCTTCTTTTCTTCCAATCCATGACGAAAACGGCGTGTCAGCACTTCTTCCATGCTGGCATAATCGTCTGGTCCCTGCACGCTCTTAATCTTAAATTTACGGTAATCATTCTTCTTCGGCCTGCCTTTTTCATAGACAACCATGGATCCCACGGAAGCAAAGCCACTGATATTGGAAATGTCATAAGCTTCCATGCGCACGATATTTTCCAGTCCGAGGAGTTTCGCAATTTCTTTGACCGCTCCGATCGTTCTTCCCTCTTCTCTTTTCAGCCTCTCCCGGTCTGTCTGGAGAACAAGCTGCGCATTCCTTGCAGCCAGCTCCACCAGCTTCTCTTTTGTACCCTTCTTAGGGACCTTGATCTGTACCTTATGCCCTCTTTTCTGTGAAAGCCATTCTTCCAGAACTTCCGTATCCTCTATTTCCTGCGGCAGCATGAGTTCAGAAGGAATATAGGGAGTGCCTGCGTAAAACTGCTTGATAAAACTGGATAGAATCTCTCCCGGAAGCTCTCCTTCCATAATCTTCAAATAAAAGTGATCTCTGCCGATCAGCCTTCCACCTCGTATAAAGAACACCTGGACAACCGCATCGCTCTGATCTGCTGCCATTGCCATGATATCTCTGTCGTTTCCGGCAGTGTCTGTTATTTTCTGTTTCTGTGAAATTTTCTTTACACTTCCTAACAATTCACGGTATTCAATGGCTTTCTCAAATTCCATATTTTCTGAAGCCCGCATCATTTTCTGCTCCAGCTCCTTCAAAATACTGTCAAAATTTCCATTCAGAAACCGCAGTACTTCATCAATGGAACGCCGATAGTCCTCCTGAGATACATACCCCTGACAGGGAGCGTCGCACTGATGGATATGATAATTCAGACAGGGGCGCTCTTTCCCTGTATCTCTGGGAAGTCTTCTGTTGCAGCTCCTTACCTTATAAATCTTCCGGATCAGCTCAATGGTATCTTTGACCGCTCCCGCACTTGTATATGGGCCGAAATATTTTGCCTTGTCTTTTGCCATACGCCGGGCCATCATAATGCGGGGAAAAGGCTCGTCTACCGTCACTTTAATAAAAGGGTAGGTCTTGTCATCCATGAGCATAGTATTATATTTCGGGCGATACTCCTTGATCAGATTACACTCCAGCACCAACGCTTCCAGCTCTGAATCTGTCACAATATACTCAAATCTTGTGATGTGGGTCACCATCTGGTCTATCTTAACCCCTTTGCTGCGGCTTGTCTGGAAATACTGGCGTACCCGGTTTTTCAGACTGATTGCTTTCCCGACATAAATAATCTCATCCTTCTCGTCATGCATCAGATAGACGCCCGGTTTGCCCGGAAGCTTTTTCAATTCTTCCTGTATATCGAACACGGTTTCCTTCCTCCTTTCCGGAAACAGACATTGTAAAACCCCTGTGCGGTATCCCGTTTTCTTCTCATACCATACCGCACAGGGGCGCTTGCATTTCTCTTACTGTTCTGTTTCTTCTTTAGCTTCTTCGCCAACCGCTTCCGCTTCAGCCGCTGTTGTCTCTGCTGCCTTTATTTCATTTTCCGTGTCAGCGTTCTCTTCCGGCACTGCATCTGCCGGCAGATCAGTACTTTTCTTTTCTGTGTCAGTTTCCGGCGCCGTAAGCTTGAGAGCAACTCTTTGCTCCGGAGCTTTCTTTTCCTCCGGATCAATACCTTCTACTTCATAGAAGATCTTCATAAATTCTTTTCCTGTAATCGTCTCCTTTTCGATCAGGAATGCTGCAATCTTATCCAAGGCTTCTCTATGTTCACTGAGGAGTCGTTTTGCTTCCTCATAAGATGACTTCAGCATGACCATAACTTCCCTGTCAATTTCGGAAGCCGTCTCCTGTCCGCAGTTCATGACCGGTCTGCCGTCCAGGTAACGGTTTTGAATAGATTCCAAGCCGATCAGACCGAATTTACTGCTCATTCCGTACTGCGTGATCATAGCTCTTGCAATACTGGTAGCCTTTTCAATATCATTAGAGGCTCCGGTAGTTACTGTATCAAAAACAATCTCCTCCGCTGCACGGCCGGCCAGCATTCCCACCAGCATTGCCTCCAGTTCTTTCTTTGTATTAAGGAATTTTTCTTCTTCGGGAGTCTGCATTACATATCCCAGCGCTCCCATTGTTCTTGGAACAATGGTGATCTTCTGAACCGGTTCGGCATCCTTTTGAAGCGCGCTTACCAACGCGTGGCCAACTTCGTGATAAGAAACGATCCTTCGCTCTTCCTGGCTCATGATCCGGTCTTTTTTCTCCTTACCCACAAGCACCACTTCCACCGCCTCAAAAAGGTCGCTCTGCGATACAGCGTTTCTTCCATGCTTTACGGCATTGATGGCAGCCTCGTTGATCATATTTGCAAGATCAGATCCGACTGCACCTGATGTAGCAAGGGCAATTGCTTCCAGATCTACTGTTTCATCCATTCTGACGTCCTTGGAATGTACCTTCAGGACGTCGATCCTTCCCTTCAGATCCGGTCTTTCTACAATGATACGGCGGTCAAACCGTCCCGGACGAAGCAGAGCCGGATCCAGTATTTCCGGACGGTTCGTCGCTGCAAGAAGAAGGAGTCCTTTATTTGTATCAAATCCATCCATCTCTGCCAGGAGCTGATTCAGAGTCTGCTCACGCTCATCATTTCCTCCCAGTTGATTATCACGGCTCTTTCCGATCGCATCAATCTCATCAATAAAGATAATGCAGGGAGCCATCTGCTGTGCCTGCTTAAAGAGATCACGCACTCTGGATGCTCCGACACCCACATACATTTCCACAAAGGCAGAACCGGAAAGAGAAAAAAACGGTACCTTTGCTTCTCCCGCAACCGCCTTGGCCAGAAGAGTTTTTCCTGTTCCCGGCGGTCCTACAAGAAGAGCTCCCTTCGGCAGTTTTGCCCCGACACTGGTATATCTTCCCGGATTGTGCAGGAAATCCACGACCTCCTGCAGTGATTCCTTTGCTTCATCCTGACCGGCAACATCCTGAAAGGTTACGCCTGTTTCTTTTTCTACATACATTTTGGCATTACTCTTTCCAATGCCCATCATTCCGCCGCCTTTAGACATTTTCCGCGTAAACCACACGAACAGGCCCACAAGGCAGGCAATCGGCACGAACGTAAAAATCAGATTCAAAATCACTGCTGAAGTGGTGTCCGGAATCTCCTGGGATACTTCAACTCCTGCATCCAGAAGTCTGTCTATCAGCTTATCGTCATTGACGGTCCCTGTATAATACTGCTGCTGTGTCGGACTGTCCGTATCTTTTTTGGCTGTGATAGTGATCTGACTGCTTCCTATTTCAACCTTCTCGATCTTTCCGTCGTCTACCATCTGCAGAAATCTGTTATAGGAAATTTCTTCTGCATTTCCCATGCCCTGCAGCTGGAACAAAACCAGTACCACGATGGAAGTGATCAGGGTCACTAAAAGAATAAAAGAAATGCCCTGCCGGTTATTGCGGCCCGGGTCCTGATTATTATTTCTGTTCTGATTATTCTGGTTATCCATATTTGTCCTCCTGTACTTCTCTTATTATAAGTATCCATACTTTTAAAATCAATAAAAACATTATGAAAAGATTGTAAACTCGCACTTCCCTGTAGTATACTTGTGAGGAAAATATTTTCTCCGCCCAAGTAGTGCGGAGCAGTAAAAGGGGATACACAAATGAAAATTGGATTTGACAATGATAAGTACTTGAAAATGCAGTCTTCCCACATTCGTGACCGGATCGCACAGTTTGACAACAAGCTGTATCTGGAGTTTGGCGGCAAACTGTTTGATGATTATCACGCTTCCCGGGTACTTCCCGGCTTCCAGCCTGACAGCAAACTCCGTCTTTTAAAGCAGCTGGCAGACCAGGCGGAAATCGTGATCGTCATAAGCGCGGGAGATATCGAAAGCAACAAAGTCCGTGGAGATCTTGGCATAACCTATGATTCTGATGTTCTCCGGCTTCGGAAAGAATTTATGCATGCCGGCCTTTATGTGGGCAGCGTTGTCATCACACAGTACTGTGGACAAAG encodes:
- a CDS encoding ROK family glucokinase; translation: MKKYCFGVDVGGTTVKMGLFSTEGELFDKWEIKTRTENGGEAVLPDIVDAIFGKMEERGIRKEDVEGVGVGVPAPVNEQGIIKDSANIGWGYKEVKREIEELLGGIRAEIGNDANVAALGEMWLGAGKGCSDMIMVTLGTGVGGGVITHGKVIVGANGAGGEIGHLCVNSEETERCGCGKKGCLEQYASATGIARLAGKYLEHYDGQTLLSSKSISAKTVFDAVKEGDKVAVEIAEKFGRYLGCALANLAVITDPAVIVIGGGVSKAGPVLLPFIEKPFRESAFFANQDTKFVLATLGNDAGICGAARLIIE
- the hprK gene encoding HPr(Ser) kinase/phosphatase; translation: MSKVEMQRIVEKMNLKNLTPDVDLTDKYVVVPDINRPALQLAGFFEHFAAERVQIIGYVEHTFLEQMEKEAKTKVYDTLFSYKIPCIIFCRALKPDPELLEKANEMQIPVFSTEIQTSAFTAEIIRWLNVQLAPCISIHGVLVDVYGVGVLIMGESGIGKSESALELVKRGHRLVSDDVVEIRKVSDDTLVGSAPDITRNFIELRGIGIVDVKTLYGVQSVRETQNIDLVITLEDWNKETDYDRLGMEEEYTSFLGNKVVCHQIPIRPGRNLAIIVETAAINHRQKQMGYNAAQELYKRVQRNLAKK
- the uvrC gene encoding excinuclease ABC subunit UvrC — encoded protein: MFDIQEELKKLPGKPGVYLMHDEKDEIIYVGKAISLKNRVRQYFQTSRSKGVKIDQMVTHITRFEYIVTDSELEALVLECNLIKEYRPKYNTMLMDDKTYPFIKVTVDEPFPRIMMARRMAKDKAKYFGPYTSAGAVKDTIELIRKIYKVRSCNRRLPRDTGKERPCLNYHIHQCDAPCQGYVSQEDYRRSIDEVLRFLNGNFDSILKELEQKMMRASENMEFEKAIEYRELLGSVKKISQKQKITDTAGNDRDIMAMAADQSDAVVQVFFIRGGRLIGRDHFYLKIMEGELPGEILSSFIKQFYAGTPYIPSELMLPQEIEDTEVLEEWLSQKRGHKVQIKVPKKGTKEKLVELAARNAQLVLQTDRERLKREEGRTIGAVKEIAKLLGLENIVRMEAYDISNISGFASVGSMVVYEKGRPKKNDYRKFKIKSVQGPDDYASMEEVLTRRFRHGLEEKKEGREGGSFTAFPDLILMDGGKGQVNIALQVLDNLHLTIPVCGMVKDDNHRTRGLYFDNKEIPIDRNSEGFKLITRIQDEAHRFAIEFHRKLRSKEQVHSVLDDIPGVGPARRKDLMKHFASLDEIRAATVEDLKRLPSMNEKSAEEVYQFFH
- the ftsH gene encoding ATP-dependent zinc metalloprotease FtsH; translation: MDNQNNQNRNNNQDPGRNNRQGISFILLVTLITSIVVLVLFQLQGMGNAEEISYNRFLQMVDDGKIEKVEIGSSQITITAKKDTDSPTQQQYYTGTVNDDKLIDRLLDAGVEVSQEIPDTTSAVILNLIFTFVPIACLVGLFVWFTRKMSKGGGMMGIGKSNAKMYVEKETGVTFQDVAGQDEAKESLQEVVDFLHNPGRYTSVGAKLPKGALLVGPPGTGKTLLAKAVAGEAKVPFFSLSGSAFVEMYVGVGASRVRDLFKQAQQMAPCIIFIDEIDAIGKSRDNQLGGNDEREQTLNQLLAEMDGFDTNKGLLLLAATNRPEILDPALLRPGRFDRRIIVERPDLKGRIDVLKVHSKDVRMDETVDLEAIALATSGAVGSDLANMINEAAINAVKHGRNAVSQSDLFEAVEVVLVGKEKKDRIMSQEERRIVSYHEVGHALVSALQKDAEPVQKITIVPRTMGALGYVMQTPEEEKFLNTKKELEAMLVGMLAGRAAEEIVFDTVTTGASNDIEKATSIARAMITQYGMSSKFGLIGLESIQNRYLDGRPVMNCGQETASEIDREVMVMLKSSYEEAKRLLSEHREALDKIAAFLIEKETITGKEFMKIFYEVEGIDPEEKKAPEQRVALKLTAPETDTEKKSTDLPADAVPEENADTENEIKAAETTAAEAEAVGEEAKEETEQ